GGGTCCCTGGGCTGGGTCCTGGACATGAGGCTGAGAGGCTTGTGGGGCTCCAATCCCAGGCTGCCTGTCTTCATCCCCAGGCAGGAAGGATCATTCCGTGAACAAGATGTGTGCCTCGTCCTGTGATTTTGTGAAGCGGCACTTTTTCTCAGACTATCTGATGGGCTTCATTAACTCTGGGATCTTGAAGGTGGAAGTGGACTGCTGCGAGAAGGATTTGTGCAATGGGGTGGCACAGGCAGGGCGCAGCCCCTGGGCGCTGGCCGGGGGGCTCCTGCTCAGCCTGGGGCCCGCCCTCCTCTGGGCTGGACCCTGAGGCCCCCTCCCCACCGCAGGGCTTCCGAGCTTGTCCCCCCACACCTGAGCCCgtggctgccccctccccagcctggcctGGCTGGCACTGGGGGCAGCCTTGGCTCCGCTCCGCGGCCTGTGGCTCCCGCCTGCCCCAGCTGTGAGAACTCCCTGTTTCCCCACCAGCTCCAAGTTGCAGCCACAGGACATCTCCAGGGACCAGGCACCCGGCAGGAGGCTGGGCCCCTGGGTCCCTGAGGGGAAGCCGGGCCCAGCCCAACAGCTTGGCTTTGAGGATATCTGCGGAGAAATAAAATCACTTCTGAGCCTGGAGACCCGGGTCTGAGCCTGGGTGGgattttggggagggaggggttcCTGGCAGAGAAAGTGCAGGTGAGCTGGCGCAGGGAGGGTGGCGTGGGTCCTCTGGGGGTTGCCAGGGGACTGTGGGCCTGGAAAGGTTTGGGAACAGCCTGAGGGGCAGTGAGTGTTGGGCTGAGCAAGGTCACAGGGTGAGCCTGAGGGTGAGGCCTTGGAACCGTGTATGCACACACTAGGGAGACGGACACACCAGACCCacacccatgtccactgagggCACACTCCCCGCCACACCACACTCATGCCCCCCATGCACTCCCACACTGACGCATTTGTGGCACAGCAGCTCCTGGATTGGTGTGCCCCAGCACATGCAAACCGCACAGGTCCAGGTGTGTGTGCAGACGAGAACACACAGACACGGCCCCGTGTGCAGGTTTCCACGTGCCCTTTCCCGCTGGGGGTGGTCCGCTCCCCAAAGGCCATCAGGACTGTTTCAGGCTCATGTGCCGGGAGTCTGCCACAGAACTAGGCACACTCACATCCCCACTCTGAGTCGGGTGCCGCCACAGGTAGGGTCTGGAAGGCCAGTCCCCCAGCCAGGGTCTGCGGGATAGCACGGAGGGACTGGGTGCTTcaggtgggaggaggcagggagggcccCTGGAGGTTGACCTGAGAGTGCAGCTTCTCCCAGCCTTCTCGGCTCCAGCAGTGGGCCCTCTGTTCGTCCCTGCAACCCTGAGTCCAGCTGGACTCTGCACCCCTTGGCCACGTGAGTTATCTCATGGCCCACGCTCACCACGTGAGGCTCCGCAGCCACTCCAGGCTTTCTCTGGGGTTTGGTCCTTGGCCGGTCCCTCTTCATCCCTCTGTGGCTGACCCAGCCCATGATCACTCCTGGGTCCTGCACCATCTGGAATGAATGATAGTGATGAATGAATGATCTCTCCCCAGGGCTGGCCCTGGCCTTCCTCCCTGGGCTTCTCTGCAAGCATGACGGAGAGGGGTCTGGAGGTCCCGGGGGAGTGAACCAGGGGAGAGTAGGGTCGGTGGATACTGGTCAGTGTCAACTTCCCGCTGGTGGAGACGCCGAGGGGCTTGTCGGAGGGTGTCTCCCACTCCGTTTTAAGTTTGCTCTGCTGCTTTGCGATGTACCCCTCCCCCAAACCTCAGTAAAGTGTGCTACCCACTGAGTGCGTCTGCTGCTTTTGGGACCCTTGGGACTGGGTGCTGCTGGCGGGTGACCTGGCAGATGTGGCTGGCTCAGGGGAAGCAGACAGAGAACCTTGGGGATTTGggggagctgggagctggagccagGCGATCTGGAGCAATGGGACGCCTGGAGGTGTTGGGAGGATGTGGACGGACCAccccaggggcatgggttcaaaccAACCTCTACCTAGTCTTTGCTGAATTTGTTATTTGAAGGAAGTGtttaaaacacaaaaaggcaTAAAGTTCTCCCAGGTCTTTTATTGAAGATGCGTGATTCTGAGTGGACATGGGGCTTAGAGGGAGGGCACTGCGGCCCAGACAACCTGGCCTCGACACCTCAGCTCCTGTTTCCACGCAACTGAACCTGAGCTTGTGCTCCGACCTCTGAGGGCTTCTCAGTAGCCCCCACCTTTGTGAGCTCTCGGAAGGATCGAAGCCCGCAGCCGGTGTGCCAGCTTGGCCCTGGGGCACGCGCACGCACGTGTTGATCAGCcagtgatagcttatggtgaatgatgTCATTTGTGATCTCCGAAgtagaagatttagcttcaggaccagagaccaggcttgatcacttaagagcttttgtgtagcagactTTTATTAAAGTTTAGAAAGGGATAgacaaagcttctgacatagacatcagaagggtgcCCAAACTCACTAGTCTTATCAAGACCTCAcatacttttggagaaggaactagcaacccactccagcactcttgcctggagaattccgtggactaaggagcctggcaggctacagtccatggggtcacacgactgagcaactaacacactatatacttttaccagacccactcctacAACAaacatcttaaattaacaagattagaactaacaatagaaaggtcttaccagaccttCTCCCACAATCTAAGTCTTAAGCTTGTAAggttagtcagaaggttcttgttaaggagaaacatgtccttgagCAAGATACTTTGTTATATTGactaactgctaagtcacttcaatcatgtctgactctgtgcg
This sequence is a window from Ovis canadensis isolate MfBH-ARS-UI-01 breed Bighorn chromosome 9, ARS-UI_OviCan_v2, whole genome shotgun sequence. Protein-coding genes within it:
- the LY6H gene encoding lymphocyte antigen 6H, which produces MLPAAMKGLGLVLLAALLCSAPAHGLWCQDCTLTTNSSHCTPKQCHPSDTVCATVWITDPSSSRKDHSVNKMCASSCDFVKRHFFSDYLMGFINSGILKVEVDCCEKDLCNGVAQAGRSPWALAGGLLLSLGPALLWAGP